The window GTAAATGGTGCTTCATCTGAAGAGGATGCATATAACGCGGTATGCTCGGTTGCAAAATCACCTCTGGTTAAGACAGCCATATTCGGCGAAGATGCCAACTGGGGAAGAATCCTTACAGCAGTTGGTTACTCGGGAGCAGACTTTGATCCTAACCTTGTGGACATATCAATAGGCAGCCTGATGGTGTGCAGAAACGGATGTGCACTGGATTTCGATGAAGCTGCTGCAAAAAAAGTACTTAAAGAAAAAGAAATAAAGATTGCAATAAACCTTAAAAAGGGCCAGTTCTCAGACAGGATGTGGACTTGTGATTTCTCGTATGATTATGTTAAGATAAACGGAAGCTACAGAACATAAATTATTTACCGCCAATAGAATAGTCATAATTTCTCAAACCAATTAAACTTCACAGTATGTGAAGTTTTTTGTTTGCGTTCTTATATATATGTATAAGCATTTTTACATATAAATTTTTTGTGCCAACTCTCCGATATTTATAAAAATAAGCCGTCTTACAGGAGGTATTGAAATGGCTAATCAACAAATTGTCATTTTCAAAGTGGATGAGGAAATGTTCGGCATAAACATAGAGCAGGTTAAGGAAATAATTACTCCAATGGAGATTTTCAAGATACCCAATGCCCCAAGCTATGTCCAAGGCCTTATTAACCTCAGGGGAAAAATCTATACCATTATGAACTTAAGAAAAAAATTCAACCTGGCTGCAAAAGAAAGCGATGATCATACCAAAATAGTTATACTCAATTCCGAGAGCCTGGCAGTGGGGTTTATAATTGATGTAGTTAATGAAATTATATGGATAGATGATAAAAACATTGAACCCTCTCCTGAAACAATCAAGGCGATGAACAAAAAATATATCACAGGAGTTGCAAAAATAGATCAGAAAGCAGTACTTCTTTTGGACCTTAAGCTAGCCAGCGAAATCACGGATGATAGCGGCCAGCCTGTAGGTATAAATGCACTATGACATATTTTATCTGTACTGCCTAACTCCTAAAATATGTAAAAACCTGATTTTTACCCATTCATATCCTGTCAAAGGATAATAATCCTGATCATCGGTATGTGCTGCCACCAGTATATTACCGTATGATACAGGATTATTTATTTTCACTATTACCGGTGAATGATTAAAATTTTCGCCGCCTGTAAATGAAAGTTGAACAATGTCCCCTGACCTGGCGTCTTTCATGTCCGCCTCCTCTGCAAAGGGCCCTACTCCTCCATCCCGCTTAACAAGAAAATTGTAAAGATAATTTACCCCTGTCCATGATGCAGTCCTGTCATACGAACTGGTATAATACCAACCGTACACAGAATTATAATTCATAACCCTGCTTCCGCTGTATATACATTGAGAGGCAAAATTTGTGCAGTCTCCCCCGAGGTTTTCAAAATTCAAGTAGCGTGGGTTCCTTCCATATGCCCACTTATGTGCATATTCCGCTGCCCTGTCTCTATTGTAGGGTAAAGTGATCAAATCCCTATACATTTTTTCACATCCTGATTACAGTTATTTATTTATATTATGAATGCTGTAGGACTGATGTGACCATATCCTATAAGTGATCTTAGTCCCTCAAATAATTAACATCCACTTAACAATTGCTTAATGTGTTCTTAAATTACCAAATGTAATATTTAAAATAAGTTAAGATCAAATATTATTTATACATGTTTGATTTAATTAAAGACAAAAAAGCCATAATATTAAAATCATTAATTTTTAGGGGGAAATCTTTAATGAAAAGAAAAACTTGTTTTAAAAATGCATCATTACTTACAGTACTGGCAATTCTTTTATCACTTGCTCTATCAGCCTGCGGTTCATCTGACGGGGAATCAATAAGTCTCTCCGGCTCATCTGCACTTCTACCTCTTGCAGACAATGCAGCAAAAGAATACATGGCAAAGAACTCTGGCAGCAAAATATCTGTTCAGGCAGGCGGAAGCGGTCAAGGCCTCACTCAGGTTTATCAAGGTGCAGTAAATATCGGTAACTCAGATGTATACGCAGAAGAAAAATTAAAGCCTGAGGAAGCAAAAGAGTTAAATGACCATACAGTATGCGTAGTTGGTATTGCTGCGGTAGTAAATCCAAATGTCAAGGTTGATAATGTTACTTCTCAGCAATTGATAGATATTTTTACAGGAAAAATAACCAACTGGAAGGAAGTTGGCGGAGATGATATGAAGATAGTACTTATCAATAGGCCAAGCAACTCAGGTACACGAGCAACCTTTAAGAAATATGCCTTAAACAATGCAGAAGAGGCAGAGGGTACTGCGTTAAAAGAAGACCAATCAGGGACAGTTAAGCAGACAGTATCACAAACCGAAGGGTCAATCTCCTATCTCGCATTCTCTTATCTTGACGATAAGACTAAGGCTCTAAAACTTAACGGTGTTGAGCCTACCGGAGAAAATGTTGCAAATGGTTCTTACCCTGTATGGGCATATGAGCACATGTACACAAAGGGAGAACCTACCGGCCTCACAAAATCATTCATTGATTATGTATTGAGTGATGAGGTGCAGACCAACATAGTTCCAAAGCTCAAGTTTATACCGATAAAAGATATGAAGGTAAAAAGATAAATAACTGCATTAAAATAGATTTTATAATCTGCTGCCTAGGATACTATACTTTAGTCTATCCTAAGCAGCAGTATAGTGTAAATGGAGGTTTTAATTAAATGTCAAAACCCAATAAACGCAAAATTACTTCCCATTATATTAAAACCGAATTGTTGGGAAAGTCGCTAGTTACTTTTTTCGGAATATTTTTGATAATTTTGACGATAAGCCTGGTTTTCTTTATCGCTTCCCAGGGCTTGTCTACTTTTATTTTAGATAAACAATCACCTCTCAAGTTCCTTTTTTCCTCTAAGTGGGATCCTTTGAGAGACTTATCAAAAGGTGGACCTGCAATCGGAGCCCTTGTTTTTATTTTTGGCTCCATTTCAGTCTCTTCCCTTGCATTACTTATAAGCACACCTTTTAGTGTAGCAATATCAGTTTTTATGTCGGAGATTTCTCCCAAATTCGGTAAAAAGATACTCCAGCCCGTAATAGAGATATTTGTGGGCATCCCTTCTGTGGTTTATGGTTGGATAGGTCTTACCTTACTGGTGCCGTTTATAAGCAAACTGACACTCACAATCCCTTTTATAGACAAGGATATAAATACAACAGGTAAAAGCCTTCTTACAGGGGGACTGGTTTTATCAATAATGATTTTCCCCACAATTGCCAGTATTTCTTATGATGCTCTTAAGGCACTTCCCAAAGATTTTAAGGAAGCTTCTTTTGCACTGGGTGCAACCCGCTGGCAAACCATACGAAAAGTTTTGATTCCCGCCGCTTTGCCCGGCATGCTGACAGGTGTTGTATTGGGACTTGCAAGAGCTTTTGGAGAAGCCCTTGCTGTACAGATGGTAATAGGTAATAATATACTCTTCCCAAAATCCATTTTTGACAGGGCAAATACGATGACCAGTGTTATAACTATGGAAATGGGAAATGCAGTATCAGGAACTCTGGAAGCAAATGCATTATGGTCCTTAGCTTTTCTCCTGTTACTTATTTCATTTCTCTTTATCGTAATTATTCATAAAATAGGAGCAAAGGGGAGTTTTATAAAATGATTATCAAGCCAAGAGTTACAGATAAAATAGCTACAGCTGTTTTTTATATAATCGCGGCACTGCTTATACTGCTTCTTGTTCTATTTGCAGCATACCTGATATATCAGGGCAGAAGCAGGCTCAATCTTCACTTTCTTACATCAGCTCCCAATTCACTTGAGGCCGGAGGCGGCATTGGTCCACCACTTTTCAACTCAATTTATATTGTTGTTCTATCCTTGGCAATAACCTTGCCAATAGGGCTATCTGCAGGAATATATATGGCTGAGTATGCAAAACCAACAAGACTGACTAAAATGATCCGATTTTGTATCGAAGCCTTGGCATCTCTGCCCTCAATTGTTATTGGCCTATTTGGTTTTCTTATCTTTGTACAAAAAACAGGTTGGGGATTTAACCTTCTTTCGGGTGCACTTGCTGTTTCTATTTTGAACTTGCCTGTAATCACTAGAATAAGCGAAGACTCCATAAGAAATGTTCCCCATTCCGTAAAAGAAGCAAGTCTTGCATTGGGTGCCACCCACTGGCAGACAATTGTTAGGGTTTTGATACCATGTGCCATACCAGGTTTGGTAACTGGTCTAATAATAACTTCAGGAAGGGTATTCGGTGAAGCTGCTGCACTGATATTCACATCAGGAGTAAGCGGTTATCCCCTGGATTTTACAAACTTCAATCCCATGGATTCTTCCTCCCCCCTAAATCCAATGAGACCTGCCGAAACGCTGGCAGTGTTTATCTGGAAGGTAAATTCGGAGGGAACAGCACCCGATGCAAGGTTAGTGGCTGATGGTGCATCAGCTGTGCTCATTATTTCTGTATTTGTATTCAATATAGCATCAAGAATTTTAGGCAAGTACCTCAACAATAAATTTGCCGGAAATTCATAATGCTTAAAGCCATCATAATAGGGTAAAGTATAAAATATTTTTATAAAGGGTTGATTGTATTGAAAAAGAATCTTAAACTATATACGAAAAATCTTGATCTGTTCTACGGAACCAATCAAGCTTTAAAAAACATAAACGTAGAAATTGAAGAGAATAAGGTTACTGCATTAATAGGGCCTTCCGGGTGTGGAAAGTCAACTTTTTTAAAAACACTAAACAGGATGAACGACCTTATACACAATGTCAAAATTACCGGGGAAGTATACCTTGAGAATTTGAATGTTTATGAAGAATTTGATATAGTAGACTTGAGAAAAAGGGTCGGAATGGTCTTTCAGAAGCCCAATCCATTCCCCATGTCAATATATGACAATATTGCTTATGGCCCTAAAATTCATGGTATAAAGTCCAAGTCAAAGCTAGATGATATTGTAGAAAAAAGCTTAAAAAATGCTGCCCTGTGGGAGGAAGTCAAGGATCGTTTGAAACAGAGTGCTCTAGGCCTTTCAGGAGGCCAGCAGCAGCGTCTTTGTATTGCCAGAGTCCTTGCAGTAGAGCCTGAAGTGGTTCTTATGGATGAGCCAACTTCAGCCCTTGATCCCATCTCCACATTAAAAATTGAGGATCTTATTGATGAATTAAAGGAAAAATACACAATAGTTATTGTTACACACAATATGCAGCAGGCAGGAAGAATTTCCGATAATACCGCTTTCTTTCTAACTGGAGAAATAGTTGAATATGATGAAACCGAAAAGATATTCAATATGCCTTCTGATAAAAGGACAGAGGATTATATTACAGGCAGATTCGGATAAGATAATATACAATATCATAACTAATTAATTAGTATAGAGAGGTGCAGGAAATGGTTACTACTAGACATTTTTTTGATAGGGAATTGGAAGACTTACACCATGATCTGATAAAAATGGCAAGCCTTGTAGAAGAATCAATAGATAATACAATGATTGCTCTTAAAAAACAGGACATTGCCATGGCAAGAACTGTATTTAAAAATGATGACATTATTGACGATATGGAAAGAAGCATTGAGCGTAAATGCATGAACCTTATCGCAAGACAACAGCCTATAGCTAAAGACTTGAGAGTTATCAGCACCGCATTAAAAATCATAACGGATATGGAAAGGATAGCTGATCATTCGTCAGATATTGCAGAAATTACAATCAGGATGGCTAACGAAAAATATATAAAGCCTTTGATTGATATACCTAAAATGGCTGATTTGGCAAAACAAATGGTAAAAAAATCAATTGATTCTTATATTAAGCTTGATTTACCCCTTGCACAAGAAGTTTGCGAAAGTGATGATGAAGTAGACGAACTATTCTTTAAAATAATATTGGAACTTATAAACATTATGAAAAATGATTCTCAGGCCATTGAGCAGGCAATCAATTTTATGTTTATAGCCAAGTACCTTGAAAGAATGGCAGATCATGCTACCAATATAGGAGAGTGGGTTGCTTTCATAATAACCGGTGAACATGAACACCTGTCACGACATGTAAACAAAGACGACAGTGTAAATAACCCATTCATAGATTTTAATGCAGGAGCTGATCCAGATAAAATAGAAAATAACGATAACAAAAACAGTAATATCGACATGGATCATAAGAATTAATGTATAATTTGTCGGAGGCGGGTACAATTATGTCCAAAGAACTAATATTTGCTGTTGAAGATGAAGCAAATATACAACAGCTAATTAAATACAATCTTGAGGCTAACGGCTATAAGGTGATTACCTTTGATACAGGCGAACAGCTGATTGAAGAGTGCAAAAGCAACGTTCCCAACCTATTTATTTTAGACATTATGCTTCCAGGAATTGATGGCCTGGAAGTTTGCAGGCAACTAAGGCAAAACTTACGCACCAAATCTATACCTGTAATAATTCTAACCGCAAAAAATGAAGAATTCGACAAGGTGCTGGGCCTTGAGCTTGGGGCAGATGACTATATTACAAAGCCATTTAGTGTCAGAGAATTGGTGGCCAGAGTAAAGGCACTGTTTAGGAGAGTTCATATCTCTTTAGAAAACAGTTCAGAAATTATAAGCTATGGAAATATATCCATGGATTGCACCAGGCGTGAAGTATTTAAGGATGATAGATTGATTGACCTGCCCCTTAAGGAGTTTGAACTCTTAAAGCTTCTGATAATGAATAAAGGCAAAGTTCTATCAAGAGAAATATTGCTTGAAAAGGTTTGGGGCTTCGATTATTACGGTGAAACCAGAACAGTAGATGTTCATATCAGGTATCTCAGGCAAAAAATTGAGGACGATGACAGCAACCCTGTTTATATTGAAACAATACGAGGGATCGGTTATCGATTTAATGACAAAGGAGCAACCAATAAATGAAGCAAAAAATATTTCTGTATTATCTAGTTTTAACAGTTATCGGCGTATTTATAACGGGACTTTTAACATCTGAAATCTCACAGAAATATTATAAAAACGAGTTGGAAGAAAAACTAAAAAACACAGCACATCTTATACAATTTCAGCTGTCGGAAAACAGGAAGCTGGGTCTTCCTATTGATTACAACAAGAGTGCCAGGCAGTATGCAGACGTTTTATATCCTGGAGATAAAGCCATCCCCTTAAAAGATAAAGACAACTATTTCAGAGTGACTTTCATAGATAAATACGGAAATGTAATAGGAGAATCTGAAAAAGATTATCTGAGTATGGATAATCACAGCAACAGAAAAGAAGTACAGGAAGCATTAAAAGGAAATATAGGAAAAGATGTCAGGTATAGTACAGATATGAAAATGGACCTCCTTTATATTGCCGTCCCAATGCCATCTGAGGAGATAATAACAAGGGTTTCAGTGCCGCTGATTCAGCTAGAGAGAATCGATGAGATAATACTGATATACACAGGAATAGGAATATTAGCCGGAATTCTTTTAACCACCGTATTAGCCTTTCGTTTTTCCAATATGATTACCAAGCCGGTAAACGAACTAATAGATGTTACAAAAGAAATATCGGAAGGAAACTTTTCAAGAAGAGCCAATATAAAATGTGACGACGAAATAGAAGATCTGGCAAACACATTTAACATCATGGCTGAAAAGCTTGAAACCACTTTGGCTGAAATGAACGATAAAAACATAAAGGTTGACTCCATTATAAACAGTATGATTAACGGCGTGGTAGCAGTAGATAACCAATTTAAGATTATACTAATAAATTCAGTATCCTGTGAAATGTTCGGAATTAAAAACGGCCCTGGAATAATTGGAATGAATATAATCGAGCTTGTCAGGAACAGCCAGATAAATAATCTCTTAAAAGAAAGTATGGATAAGAATATCCCCCTTTTGACTGAAGTAGTTATGGGACCTCCTGATGATAAGACTTTAAGGATTTATACAAGTCCCATAAAGTCTAACAACGTAAAGCAGCTTAATGCCGGTGGTATTGCAACAATTCATAATATAACCAATATAAAAAAGCTGGAGCAAATAAGAACTGAGTTTGTATCCAATGTTACCCACGAGCTTAAGACTCCCCTAACCTCAATAAGAGGATTTATTGAGACCTTAAAAGCTGGAGCTATTGATGATAAAAACGTTGCAGTAAAATTTCTGGATATAATAGATATTGAATCTGAGAGGCTTTCAAGCCTCATAAATGATATTTTACAACTATCTGAAATTGAGAATAAGAATAATGATTCAGACATCACCTCCCATAATGTAAATGATACACTAAAAGAAATCTATGACATATTGGAAGGAGTTGCAGCCAAAAAAGGTGTAACGCTCAGTTTTGAAGCTATGGACAATATCTCTATAAATGCTAATAAAAACAGAATAAAACAGATGCTTATTAATCTTATTGATAATGCAATTAAATATAATATAGAGAACGGCACAGTAAATGTAAAGGTCATAAAGGCAGAAGGTAAAGTAACTTTTATAATTAGGGACTCGGGAATTGGAATTGATGAAGAACATATCCCACGTATTTTTGAGCGTTTTTACAGGGTTGACAAAGGCAGATCAAGGAACATGGGCGGTACAGGACTCGGGTTATCAATAGTAAAACATATTGTTAACCTGTATAACGGAAATATCAAGGTTGCCAGCAAGCCTGGATCGGGTACGGAATTTACTATACAAATACCTTCTTAAAAGTGCTGTGAAGCCTCAGATTAATCTGAGGCTTCACATATATATGGAACTTTTAACTTCTATATTATTTTGAGTTTACAAATTTACATCAAGTCAATACTCTCTTAACATGCTTATATAATAATATAATTAGCCATTTACTTTTAAGGAGATAAAAATGCACTCAATAATTTTGATAGGTAGTGATAGGTACAGTGTTTTTTTGAAGCATGAGCTAAAGAAAAACAAATTTAAGCTTTTTTTCTCTTCAAAACCCAAGCCCGGTCTTGATAAAGCAAGACTAAAAAAGCCCGACATACTAATAATCAATTCTGTATCCCAAGGCAGCTTTGTAGTATTTGATCTGATTAAGGAAATAAAATCCGATATCAGGCTTAAAGATTCGATAGTACTTGTGTTGTCGGAACATGCAGATGAATTTGATAAGATTTTATCGATAGAATTAGGTGCAGATGAATACATGGTAAAACCCGTAAATTTGGATGAGATGCTGTTTAAATTGAAATGCCTTCTAAGAAGAAAAAAGGATGTTACAAGTTAGAACTTACCGCTCAAATATCTGATTGTCCGATCTTCTTTGGGATTTATAAAAATGTCCTCGTTTGTTCCTTGTTCTACAATCTGCCCCTGGTAGAAAAAAGCTGCATAATCTGCGATTCTCCTTGCTTGCTCTAAATTATGAGTTACAATTACAATAGTATATCTCTCTTTTAAATCTGTAAGAAGGTCTTCAATTTTCATAGTAGATATGGGATCCAATGCAGAACATGGCTCATCAAACAGTATTACTTCAGGACCAATGGTAATTGTTCTTGCTATACATAATCTCTGCTGCTGCCCCCCGGATAACCTTAATGCAGATTTATCCAATCTGTCCTTTATCTCATCATAAATATGTACATCCTTCAGCTTTTTTTCTATTAAATCATTAATCTCTTTGCCCGATAAGCCTGTTAGATTTTCTCTAATTGGAAGCTTCATATTTCTGAAGATTGACATTGGGAACAGATTGGGCTGCTGAAATACCATTCCCACTTTTTTTCTTAATTCAATCAACTCACTTAGCTTGTTAATTTTATAGATATCCCTATCGTTAATTAAAACCCTGCCTTCAAGCCTGAAGCCCTTAATATTGTCATTCATCCTATTCAAGCATCTTAACAGTGTTGTCTTGCCACATCCTGAAGGTCCTATAAACGCAGTTATACTATTCTTTTTTATATCAATATTTATATCCTTTAACGCCTGGATGTTCTTGTACCACACATTAAGGTTGTAAACATTTACTCCATATTCCTCATTAATTTGATCATCAACTTTCACTGCTGAATTGTTCTGCATAAATGCTCCCCCATTTGTCAACGTTGATATAAGTTATGTGTTATGTTCCAATTTTAATCATCCTTAATCATTAATCAAATGATAATATTTCCATAATATAATCCATATTATCTTCCTCGTCTTCATAAGCTTCATTATTTTCATTATCAAAAACAGCAATCAATGCCTCGGAAAGATGGTTTTTCCAGTTACTCCAGTTATGTCCCTCGTTAAATTTCTGGTAAACAACATTGTATCCTTTGTCTTTTAGAATTTTACTCATCCTTTCATTCATGAATTCGGTATCATTCTTTACACCGGTCTGTATGCAAAAATTTATATCTTTTTTATCCATTTCATTAATAATGTCAAAAATCATCCAATCCTTTGCCCAGAAGGACCCTGACTGTGTTATAACATTGTCTATCAAGTTATCTGAAGTCATTGCTATATACATTGTTGTCATGGCACCCCACGAAGCACCTATCATGGTCCTTTTTATGTAATCCCTGCATATTGTGTAGGTACTTTCTACATAAGGTATTAACTCATTTTTTATATATTTTATATAGTTATAACTTATTTTGTGTTCATTGGTCCTTTCACAAGGATCTATCAATACGATAATTGATTTTGGAATATATCCTTCATACATAAGAAAATCCACAGTTGTATTCATATTTCCATACTCAAGATACTGACTTCCATCAATTACATATATAAAATTATTTATTTTTTCATCTTTAAAGCCATATGGAATGTATACATTAAAATTCATATCCTGACCCATAAACTTACTTGAAATGGAAATATCTTTAATCAACTCCCCTTTTGGATATTTTTTAGATGCATAATAATCCTCATCATTTATAAATGGGTAATCTATTGAAACATTATTTAAAATTCTATTTTCTTTATTCATAAGAATAACCTCCATATTCCATAGCTGATTGATAACTATATTTTACTAGTGCTTTGTTAAATTACTATTTGATTAATGTTAATATTCAGCATTTTATTAAAGTAATATCAATCTCTTTTCATTTAATATTATTACCCATATAATTTCAATTCTTAAATTAAATTTTACACAAACTTAAAGCCCGGTTATTATTAGTCTGTTATAAATATAACATCAGGATTAAAATGTGTAGTTACACAATATGAAAGGAGAATACCCATGCTTTGTGATACTCATGAACTTATAGCAGACAGACTTTACAAATTGACAAATTCAGCTCTTTACGTCCCGCTAGATTATAAAAGCCTTCTCTTAGGAAGCATTGCACCGGATAAAAAGCCGTCTATGATTATAATCCCTCATACCAAAACCCATTCCAGTTATCTCCTTAATAAAAACCTTGAGTTTCTTACAAGCAAAGATCCTTATTACGGCAATGCCACAAAACACCTGTTATCCTATAAGCTCGGTATAGTAATCCACCTTATATCCGATTATTTTTGCAGTGCACACAACCATATCAAATATTTAAATCCAATACCCCATCTTATTTATGAAAATCGCCTTAAGTATTTTTTCAAAAAAAATATAGATACTATGAAAATCAGTATTAAAGACAGTCTTATTGAAATTAACAATAACTTATATGAATATATAGATAACAAACATATGGAATACTTAAATACTGAGCATAGTATGTTAAATGATTTTAACTTCACAATTGCTACGGTATCATCAGTTTTTATCTATATTGTATATAACTTGATACACACAAGCTGCGGCTTTGATTTAGCACAAGTCAATGCCGCAGCTTGTTAGCCCAATTTCACTATTTTTAGGCTCAAAAAAGGTATCAAGGCATTTTCTCAAAATTTCTCAAAACACTTTGAAATAATCTTGAACATCTCCGCCCTTGTTATAAATTTGTTTGGTCTTATCGAACCATAATGAGGTGGGATATGGAATACGAGTTGTATAATCTTTGCATAAAAGTAATTTCACTGCTGGGAAGTTTACTTCAACAAAAGAATAACCTTAGATGAGTTATAAAAAAAGTTAAGTTAAAAAGTCAATTTACAGGAGAATTTACATATAAACACAGCAAGTAGAACCCTGCATAATAATAATTTTATTGCACAAATATTTGTTATTTTAAAAAACGTTTTAAAATAACTTACGGTACCAGGCCAACATCAGATCTTAGTATTCTAACAACATCGTTTATATCTGCCTCGTTTGATCTGTTTAAGTCTGCTGCCGCTTTTGACTGTGAATCTAAATCTATTTTTCCTGTTATTAAATGCATGGTCAGCAGTGCGTCTATATAACTTACTTTTCCATCTTTATTTACATCCCCAAGTCTGATTACCAAGTTCCTGCCATTATCACCTGCTGCAGCAGCACCAGTATCTTCAGCATTCCTAGGAGTAACCTCTACTTTAATATCTTTTCCTGC is drawn from Pseudobacteroides sp. and contains these coding sequences:
- a CDS encoding chemotaxis protein CheW, whose product is MANQQIVIFKVDEEMFGINIEQVKEIITPMEIFKIPNAPSYVQGLINLRGKIYTIMNLRKKFNLAAKESDDHTKIVILNSESLAVGFIIDVVNEIIWIDDKNIEPSPETIKAMNKKYITGVAKIDQKAVLLLDLKLASEITDDSGQPVGINAL
- a CDS encoding amidase domain-containing protein codes for the protein MYRDLITLPYNRDRAAEYAHKWAYGRNPRYLNFENLGGDCTNFASQCIYSGSRVMNYNSVYGWYYTSSYDRTASWTGVNYLYNFLVKRDGGVGPFAEEADMKDARSGDIVQLSFTGGENFNHSPVIVKINNPVSYGNILVAAHTDDQDYYPLTGYEWVKIRFLHILGVRQYR
- a CDS encoding phosphate ABC transporter substrate-binding protein, translated to MKRKTCFKNASLLTVLAILLSLALSACGSSDGESISLSGSSALLPLADNAAKEYMAKNSGSKISVQAGGSGQGLTQVYQGAVNIGNSDVYAEEKLKPEEAKELNDHTVCVVGIAAVVNPNVKVDNVTSQQLIDIFTGKITNWKEVGGDDMKIVLINRPSNSGTRATFKKYALNNAEEAEGTALKEDQSGTVKQTVSQTEGSISYLAFSYLDDKTKALKLNGVEPTGENVANGSYPVWAYEHMYTKGEPTGLTKSFIDYVLSDEVQTNIVPKLKFIPIKDMKVKR
- the pstC gene encoding phosphate ABC transporter permease subunit PstC, which gives rise to MSKPNKRKITSHYIKTELLGKSLVTFFGIFLIILTISLVFFIASQGLSTFILDKQSPLKFLFSSKWDPLRDLSKGGPAIGALVFIFGSISVSSLALLISTPFSVAISVFMSEISPKFGKKILQPVIEIFVGIPSVVYGWIGLTLLVPFISKLTLTIPFIDKDINTTGKSLLTGGLVLSIMIFPTIASISYDALKALPKDFKEASFALGATRWQTIRKVLIPAALPGMLTGVVLGLARAFGEALAVQMVIGNNILFPKSIFDRANTMTSVITMEMGNAVSGTLEANALWSLAFLLLLISFLFIVIIHKIGAKGSFIK
- the pstA gene encoding phosphate ABC transporter permease PstA, with protein sequence MKPRVTDKIATAVFYIIAALLILLLVLFAAYLIYQGRSRLNLHFLTSAPNSLEAGGGIGPPLFNSIYIVVLSLAITLPIGLSAGIYMAEYAKPTRLTKMIRFCIEALASLPSIVIGLFGFLIFVQKTGWGFNLLSGALAVSILNLPVITRISEDSIRNVPHSVKEASLALGATHWQTIVRVLIPCAIPGLVTGLIITSGRVFGEAAALIFTSGVSGYPLDFTNFNPMDSSSPLNPMRPAETLAVFIWKVNSEGTAPDARLVADGASAVLIISVFVFNIASRILGKYLNNKFAGNS
- the pstB gene encoding phosphate ABC transporter ATP-binding protein PstB: MKKNLKLYTKNLDLFYGTNQALKNINVEIEENKVTALIGPSGCGKSTFLKTLNRMNDLIHNVKITGEVYLENLNVYEEFDIVDLRKRVGMVFQKPNPFPMSIYDNIAYGPKIHGIKSKSKLDDIVEKSLKNAALWEEVKDRLKQSALGLSGGQQQRLCIARVLAVEPEVVLMDEPTSALDPISTLKIEDLIDELKEKYTIVIVTHNMQQAGRISDNTAFFLTGEIVEYDETEKIFNMPSDKRTEDYITGRFG
- the phoU gene encoding phosphate signaling complex protein PhoU → MVTTRHFFDRELEDLHHDLIKMASLVEESIDNTMIALKKQDIAMARTVFKNDDIIDDMERSIERKCMNLIARQQPIAKDLRVISTALKIITDMERIADHSSDIAEITIRMANEKYIKPLIDIPKMADLAKQMVKKSIDSYIKLDLPLAQEVCESDDEVDELFFKIILELINIMKNDSQAIEQAINFMFIAKYLERMADHATNIGEWVAFIITGEHEHLSRHVNKDDSVNNPFIDFNAGADPDKIENNDNKNSNIDMDHKN
- a CDS encoding response regulator transcription factor is translated as MSKELIFAVEDEANIQQLIKYNLEANGYKVITFDTGEQLIEECKSNVPNLFILDIMLPGIDGLEVCRQLRQNLRTKSIPVIILTAKNEEFDKVLGLELGADDYITKPFSVRELVARVKALFRRVHISLENSSEIISYGNISMDCTRREVFKDDRLIDLPLKEFELLKLLIMNKGKVLSREILLEKVWGFDYYGETRTVDVHIRYLRQKIEDDDSNPVYIETIRGIGYRFNDKGATNK
- the pnpS gene encoding two-component system histidine kinase PnpS — encoded protein: MKQKIFLYYLVLTVIGVFITGLLTSEISQKYYKNELEEKLKNTAHLIQFQLSENRKLGLPIDYNKSARQYADVLYPGDKAIPLKDKDNYFRVTFIDKYGNVIGESEKDYLSMDNHSNRKEVQEALKGNIGKDVRYSTDMKMDLLYIAVPMPSEEIITRVSVPLIQLERIDEIILIYTGIGILAGILLTTVLAFRFSNMITKPVNELIDVTKEISEGNFSRRANIKCDDEIEDLANTFNIMAEKLETTLAEMNDKNIKVDSIINSMINGVVAVDNQFKIILINSVSCEMFGIKNGPGIIGMNIIELVRNSQINNLLKESMDKNIPLLTEVVMGPPDDKTLRIYTSPIKSNNVKQLNAGGIATIHNITNIKKLEQIRTEFVSNVTHELKTPLTSIRGFIETLKAGAIDDKNVAVKFLDIIDIESERLSSLINDILQLSEIENKNNDSDITSHNVNDTLKEIYDILEGVAAKKGVTLSFEAMDNISINANKNRIKQMLINLIDNAIKYNIENGTVNVKVIKAEGKVTFIIRDSGIGIDEEHIPRIFERFYRVDKGRSRNMGGTGLGLSIVKHIVNLYNGNIKVASKPGSGTEFTIQIPS
- the pstB gene encoding phosphate ABC transporter ATP-binding protein PstB, whose amino-acid sequence is MQNNSAVKVDDQINEEYGVNVYNLNVWYKNIQALKDINIDIKKNSITAFIGPSGCGKTTLLRCLNRMNDNIKGFRLEGRVLINDRDIYKINKLSELIELRKKVGMVFQQPNLFPMSIFRNMKLPIRENLTGLSGKEINDLIEKKLKDVHIYDEIKDRLDKSALRLSGGQQQRLCIARTITIGPEVILFDEPCSALDPISTMKIEDLLTDLKERYTIVIVTHNLEQARRIADYAAFFYQGQIVEQGTNEDIFINPKEDRTIRYLSGKF